In Stenotrophomonas sp. ESTM1D_MKCIP4_1, a single genomic region encodes these proteins:
- a CDS encoding pseudouridine synthase translates to MKLVKHIANLGYGSRKQVQWMFREGRITDADGEVLYADDQVPHEAIRVDGEPLDPPPGLSLALYKPAGYTCSTKDTGRLIYDLLPPRFRDRDPVLSTVGRLDRETSGLLLLTDDGGLLHRIISPKSKLPKVYEVELAEDLRGDEVALFASGTLMLEAEKTPLLPAELELLGPRTARLVLHEGRYHQVRRMFAATGNHVQGLHRSRVGGLDLQGLQEGQWRMLGATDLDTLFAP, encoded by the coding sequence GTGAAGCTGGTCAAGCACATCGCCAACCTGGGCTACGGCAGCCGCAAGCAGGTGCAGTGGATGTTCCGCGAAGGCCGCATCACCGATGCCGACGGCGAGGTGCTGTACGCCGATGACCAGGTGCCGCACGAGGCGATCCGGGTCGATGGCGAGCCGCTGGACCCGCCGCCGGGCCTGTCGCTGGCGTTGTACAAGCCGGCCGGTTACACCTGCTCGACCAAGGACACCGGTCGGTTGATCTACGATCTTCTGCCGCCGCGCTTCCGCGACCGCGACCCGGTGCTGTCCACCGTCGGCCGCCTGGACCGCGAGACCAGCGGCCTGCTGCTGCTGACCGACGATGGTGGCCTGCTGCACCGGATCATCTCGCCGAAGTCCAAGCTGCCCAAGGTCTATGAAGTGGAACTGGCCGAAGACCTGCGCGGCGATGAAGTGGCGCTGTTCGCCAGTGGCACGCTGATGCTGGAAGCGGAAAAGACGCCGCTGCTGCCGGCTGAGCTGGAGTTGCTCGGGCCGCGCACGGCACGCCTGGTGCTGCACGAAGGCCGCTACCACCAGGTGCGCCGCATGTTCGCTGCCACCGGCAACCACGTGCAGGGCCTGCACCGCAGCCGCGTGGGCGGCCTGGACCTGCAGGGGCTGCAGGAAGGGCAATGGCGGATGCTGGGCGCCACCGACCTGGACACCCTGTTCGCTCCATGA